The following are encoded together in the Humulus lupulus chromosome 5, drHumLupu1.1, whole genome shotgun sequence genome:
- the LOC133778156 gene encoding uncharacterized protein LOC133778156 isoform X1, whose amino-acid sequence MRGFIVGGVGDDDEAGGKRENGDSWTGLLVHGQHRRSKSASDRNSNGLKGGFLSTSNDKNEKDVSLPSTSASNGRISLHENSTYINKNMSSKHRASLEKDIEQLQSRLQQEKSMRIVLERAMGRASSTLSPGHRHFAAQQQTKELIAEIESLEEEVANREQQVLTLYRSVFEHSVSRPPSEQNSVVVSPAHPKHESRKHPSIISSAFCSSKNFPFRPLQALVSIDDPGKRHSKIGQAQLSGGRAHIDSAKSCPGLPKVRPMEKTSILRTLRDHLHQCPSKLSEEMVRCMAVVYCWLRSAASVKTEKNRSPMLSRSSTNVVQPRRGVGEDQDWSGKSTVEILWISTEKGQFSHASYAINNYRVLVEQLERVNVSQMEPNAQISFWINVYNALVMHAYLAYGIPSSSLRRLALFHKAAYNIGGRVISANTIEQSIFCFRTPRVGWWLETILSAALRKKSGEDRRLSSTLGLPNSQLLVCFALCTGAFSDPVLRVYTASNVREELNEARREFLQSNVLVKKSKKVFVPKMIERYAREASFSSDDLLKWITENVDKKLHDSIQKCLECKSIKKASQIIEWLPYSSRFRYVFSKDLTEKPWWL is encoded by the exons atgCGTGGTTTCATTGTAGGAGGAGTTGGAGATGATGATGAAGCAGGTGGGAAGAGAGAGAACGGAGATTCTTGGACTGGCTTGCTTGTTCATGGTCAACACAGGCGCTCTAAGAG TGCTTCTGACAGGAACTCTAATGGTTTGAAAGGTGGATTTTTAAGTACCTCAAATGACAAGAATGAAAAAGAT GTATCACTTCCTTCAACAAGTGCTTCTAATGGACGTATATCGCTCCATGAAAACTCTACTTACATTAACAAGAATATGTCATCAAAGCACCGAGCCTCCTTGGAAAAAGAT ATTGAGCAGTTGCAGTCGCGTTTGCAGCAAGAGAAATCAATGCGCATTGTTCTTGAGAGGGCTATGGGTCGAGCTTCAAGTACTTTATCTCCTGGACATAGACATTTTGCTGCTCAG CAACAGACAAAGGAATTGATTGCTGAAATTGAGTCACTTGAAGAAGAAGTTGCAAACCGCGAGCAGCAAGTTCTCACTCTCTATAGAAGTGTATTTGAGCATAGTGTGAGCAGACCGCCATCTGAGCAGAACTCAGTTGTGGTTTCTCCTGCACACCCAAAGCATGAATCCAGGAAACATCCAAGTATCATTTCGAGTGCATTCTGTTCCTCTAAAAATTTCCCTTTCCGACCATTGCAAGCTCTAGTTTCTATAGATGACCCGGGGAAAAGACACTCCAAAATTGGTCAGGCACAGTTATCTGGTGGTAGAGCTCACATTGATTCTGCAAAGAGTTGTCCAGGCTTACCGAAG GTTCGGCCAATGGAGAAAACTTCTATACTGAGAACTCTCAGAGATCATCTCCACCAGTGCCCAAGCAAGTTGTCTGAGGAAATGGTCAGGTGTATGGCTGTTGTCTACTGTTGGCTTCGCAGTGCAGCATCTGTAAAAACTGAGAAAAACAGATCACCTATGTTGTCAAGGTCCTCCACCAATGTTGTACAGCCTCGACGTGGTGTTGGGGAGGACCAAGATTGGTCTGGAAAATCCACAGTGGAAATATTATGGATATCAACTGAAAAAGGCCAATTTTCTCACGCTTCTTATGCCATTAACAACTACAG AGTCTTAGTTGAACAGCTGGAGAGAGTGAATGTCAGTCAGATGGAACCCAATGCCCAGATTTCATTTTGGATCAACGTCTACAATGCTCTTGTTATGCAT GCATATTTAGCATATGGCATTCCCAGCAGCTCTTTAAGAAGATTGGCCTTGTTTCATAAG GCTGCTTACAACATTGGTGGCCGTGTTATCAGTGCAAACACCATAGAGCAATCAATATTTTGCTTTCGAACGCCCCGGGTTGGATGG TGGCTTGAAACCATCCTTTCAGCTGCCTTAAGGAAAAAATCTGGCGAAGACAGACGACTCAGTTCAACATTGGGCCTTCCGAATTCCCAACTCCTTGTCTGTTTTGCCCTCTGCACTGGAGCTTTTTCTGATCCTGTG TTGAGAGTCTACACAGCCTCAAATGTTAGAGAAGAATTGAATGAAGCTAGAAGAGAGTTTCTCCAATCAAACGTATTAGTAAAGAAGTCAAAGAAAGTATTTGTACCAAAGATGATTGaaagatatgcaagagaggcatCGTTTAGCTCGGATGATCTTTTGAAATGGATCACTGAAAATGTTGACAAGAAGCTCCATGATTCGATACAGAAATGTCTCGAATGTAAGTCCATTAAGAAGGCATCTCAGATCATAGAATGGTTGCCTTACAGTTCCAGGTTTCGGTATGTGTTCTCGAAGGACCTAACCGAGAAGCCATGGTGGCTGTGA
- the LOC133778156 gene encoding uncharacterized protein LOC133778156 isoform X2 — protein sequence MRGFIVGGVGDDDEAGGKRENGDSWTGLLVHGQHRRSKSASDRNSNGLKGGFLSTSNDKNEKDVSLPSTSASNGRISLHENSTYINKNMSSKHRASLEKDIEQLQSRLQQEKSMRIVLERAMGRASSTLSPGHRHFAAQTKELIAEIESLEEEVANREQQVLTLYRSVFEHSVSRPPSEQNSVVVSPAHPKHESRKHPSIISSAFCSSKNFPFRPLQALVSIDDPGKRHSKIGQAQLSGGRAHIDSAKSCPGLPKVRPMEKTSILRTLRDHLHQCPSKLSEEMVRCMAVVYCWLRSAASVKTEKNRSPMLSRSSTNVVQPRRGVGEDQDWSGKSTVEILWISTEKGQFSHASYAINNYRVLVEQLERVNVSQMEPNAQISFWINVYNALVMHAYLAYGIPSSSLRRLALFHKAAYNIGGRVISANTIEQSIFCFRTPRVGWWLETILSAALRKKSGEDRRLSSTLGLPNSQLLVCFALCTGAFSDPVLRVYTASNVREELNEARREFLQSNVLVKKSKKVFVPKMIERYAREASFSSDDLLKWITENVDKKLHDSIQKCLECKSIKKASQIIEWLPYSSRFRYVFSKDLTEKPWWL from the exons atgCGTGGTTTCATTGTAGGAGGAGTTGGAGATGATGATGAAGCAGGTGGGAAGAGAGAGAACGGAGATTCTTGGACTGGCTTGCTTGTTCATGGTCAACACAGGCGCTCTAAGAG TGCTTCTGACAGGAACTCTAATGGTTTGAAAGGTGGATTTTTAAGTACCTCAAATGACAAGAATGAAAAAGAT GTATCACTTCCTTCAACAAGTGCTTCTAATGGACGTATATCGCTCCATGAAAACTCTACTTACATTAACAAGAATATGTCATCAAAGCACCGAGCCTCCTTGGAAAAAGAT ATTGAGCAGTTGCAGTCGCGTTTGCAGCAAGAGAAATCAATGCGCATTGTTCTTGAGAGGGCTATGGGTCGAGCTTCAAGTACTTTATCTCCTGGACATAGACATTTTGCTGCTCAG ACAAAGGAATTGATTGCTGAAATTGAGTCACTTGAAGAAGAAGTTGCAAACCGCGAGCAGCAAGTTCTCACTCTCTATAGAAGTGTATTTGAGCATAGTGTGAGCAGACCGCCATCTGAGCAGAACTCAGTTGTGGTTTCTCCTGCACACCCAAAGCATGAATCCAGGAAACATCCAAGTATCATTTCGAGTGCATTCTGTTCCTCTAAAAATTTCCCTTTCCGACCATTGCAAGCTCTAGTTTCTATAGATGACCCGGGGAAAAGACACTCCAAAATTGGTCAGGCACAGTTATCTGGTGGTAGAGCTCACATTGATTCTGCAAAGAGTTGTCCAGGCTTACCGAAG GTTCGGCCAATGGAGAAAACTTCTATACTGAGAACTCTCAGAGATCATCTCCACCAGTGCCCAAGCAAGTTGTCTGAGGAAATGGTCAGGTGTATGGCTGTTGTCTACTGTTGGCTTCGCAGTGCAGCATCTGTAAAAACTGAGAAAAACAGATCACCTATGTTGTCAAGGTCCTCCACCAATGTTGTACAGCCTCGACGTGGTGTTGGGGAGGACCAAGATTGGTCTGGAAAATCCACAGTGGAAATATTATGGATATCAACTGAAAAAGGCCAATTTTCTCACGCTTCTTATGCCATTAACAACTACAG AGTCTTAGTTGAACAGCTGGAGAGAGTGAATGTCAGTCAGATGGAACCCAATGCCCAGATTTCATTTTGGATCAACGTCTACAATGCTCTTGTTATGCAT GCATATTTAGCATATGGCATTCCCAGCAGCTCTTTAAGAAGATTGGCCTTGTTTCATAAG GCTGCTTACAACATTGGTGGCCGTGTTATCAGTGCAAACACCATAGAGCAATCAATATTTTGCTTTCGAACGCCCCGGGTTGGATGG TGGCTTGAAACCATCCTTTCAGCTGCCTTAAGGAAAAAATCTGGCGAAGACAGACGACTCAGTTCAACATTGGGCCTTCCGAATTCCCAACTCCTTGTCTGTTTTGCCCTCTGCACTGGAGCTTTTTCTGATCCTGTG TTGAGAGTCTACACAGCCTCAAATGTTAGAGAAGAATTGAATGAAGCTAGAAGAGAGTTTCTCCAATCAAACGTATTAGTAAAGAAGTCAAAGAAAGTATTTGTACCAAAGATGATTGaaagatatgcaagagaggcatCGTTTAGCTCGGATGATCTTTTGAAATGGATCACTGAAAATGTTGACAAGAAGCTCCATGATTCGATACAGAAATGTCTCGAATGTAAGTCCATTAAGAAGGCATCTCAGATCATAGAATGGTTGCCTTACAGTTCCAGGTTTCGGTATGTGTTCTCGAAGGACCTAACCGAGAAGCCATGGTGGCTGTGA